In Pectinophora gossypiella chromosome 1, ilPecGoss1.1, whole genome shotgun sequence, one genomic interval encodes:
- the LOC126381994 gene encoding uncharacterized protein LOC126381994 isoform X1, producing MPPKAAAKVAAPAARLQISDSSLVYLAEDAVEGFQDRLDQCVDWNIRGTAIRHHLELCRREDIPTLKFTDALNNKIKNSILHGFLDEHSTLTLQEHWETLLPMAIWDNENCGVEEAKTCFRSVNNITDNLLHLIKDAVKANNRQVLKKHLKTVHVLRVNDIQMTDLDRGVKKYPKLVTLNLCGNYISNVDGEMLAKGIRLLEMQANRIATLENVRELPQDLLYLGLAKNMLTTEGILHISILPKSLTVLDLSDNDIYDLEPLLEQLALLPNLTGLQLAGNPCSVCCAYARTTLTKLPRLRWLDNRQVLPTDRADENFEPHPDDLRSAYFVFTVIRIMSAPIPPKPDKGATGTFHVSLELPLFDSVRRNFLMFRRYESLTELLPSPEDDFYESIPSSVISSKEKSGIFEGEAMSEETDIFARLEAKSSRIIEHFTLFESNKVPWNKIMNFQEPTIRIFCPDLTALRDTFRSNITIKLIYSLNTPTKKPDKKSAMAIKQPPADQQVTIATIKCSLQTLDWSQVAQHFYWDDSLNTKEAMHWGDGDLSVIQYQLTPLKPTKGKEDAKEVAKQSIPENLTCHFGFGIETLR from the exons ATGCCACCAAAAGCTGCTGCCAAAGTTGCCGCCCCTGCAGCGCGACTCCAAATAAGTGACTCAAGCCTGGTTTATCTTGCTGAAGATGCGGTGGAAG GTTTCCAGGATCGGTTAGACCAATGTGTCGACTGGAACATCCGGGGTACAGCTATTCGTCATCACCTAGAGTTGTGCCGTAGAGAGGACATACCTACACTCAAATTCACCGACgctctaaataataaaataaagaacagcATACTCCATGGTTTTCTTGACGAACACTCGACGCTCACTCTACAAGAACATTGGGAGACCTTACTGCCTATGGCTATATGGGATAACGAAAACTGcggagtggaagaagcgaagacGTGCTTCCGAAGTGTCAATAACATTACTGACAACTTATTGCACTTGATCAAGGATGCAGTCAAAGCCAATAATAGACAAGTGTTGAAAAAACATTTGAAAACAGTACATGTATTAAGGGTTAATGATATTCAG ATGACAGATTTGGACAGAGGTGTAAAGAAGTACCCAAAACTGGTGACTCTAAATCTGTGCGGCAACTATATTTCAAATGTCGACGGAGAAATGCTAGCCAAGGGAATCAGACTTCTAGAGATGCAAGCGAATCGTATTGCGACATTGGAAAATGTCCGCGAACTACCTCAAGATTTACTTTATTTAGGACTAGCCAAGAACATGTTGACCACTG AAGGAATATTGCATATTTCAATATTACCTAAGAGCCTAACTGTCCTAGATTTGTCTGACAACGACATCTATGATCTGGAGCCGCTATTAGAACAGCTGGCACTCTTACCAAACCTCACCGGTCTACAACTTGCAGGGAACCCCTGCTCG GTGTGTTGTGCGTATGCGCGAACAACACTCACAAAACTCCCCCGTCTAAGGTGGCTTGACAACCGCCAAGTCTTGCCAACGGACCGAGCTGATGAGAACTTTGAACCCCACCCAGACGACTTACGGTCTGCCTACTTCGTCTTCACCGTCATACGAATTATGTCTGCTCCTATACCACCTAAGCCTGATAAG GGAGCGACCGGAACTTTCCACGTCAGCCTAGAGCTGCCTTTATTCGACTCGGTGCGAAGGAATTTTCTGATGTTCCGACGATACGAGTCCCTCACGGAGTTACTGCCATCTCCAGAAGACGACTTCTATGAATCCATACCCAGCTCAGTGATCagcagcaaagagaaatctggCATTTTTG AAGGTGAAGCAATGAGCGAAGAGACTGACATATTTGCTCGATTGGAAGCGAAAAGTTCTCGAATAATAGAGCATTTTACATTATTCGAGAGCAATAAGGTGCCGTGGAATAAGATAATGAACTTCCAGGAACCGACTATCAGAATATTCTGCCCGGATCTGACCGCTCTCAGGGACACATTCCGATCAAACATCACAATCAAACTCATCTATTCCTTG AACACGCCGACGAAGAAACCAGATAAGAAGAGTGCTATGGCGATAAAGCAGCCTCCTGCTGACCAGCAAGTTACAATAGCTACCATCAAGTGTAGCCTCCAGACCCTGGACTGGAGTCAAGTGGCGCAGCACTTCTACTGGGATGACTCACTCAACACAAAAGAAGCTATGCATTGGGGTGACGGAGATCTTTCC GTGATACAATACCAACTGACACCTCTTAAACCCACTAAAGGTAAAGAAGATGCTAAAGAAGTTGCCAAGCAATCCATTCCCGAAAACCTCACCTGTCATTTTGGTTTTGGTATCGAAACTCTGCGCTAA
- the LOC126381994 gene encoding uncharacterized protein LOC126381994 isoform X2, whose amino-acid sequence MPPKAAAKVAAPAARLQISDSSLVYLAEDAVEGFQDRLDQCVDWNIRGTAIRHHLELCRREDIPTLKFTDALNNKIKNSILHGFLDEHSTLTLQEHWETLLPMAIWDNENCGVEEAKTCFRSVNNITDNLLHLIKDAVKANNRQVLKKHLKTVHVLRVNDIQMTDLDRGVKKYPKLVTLNLCGNYISNVDGEMLAKGIRLLEMQANRIATLENVRELPQDLLYLGLAKNMLTTDLSDNDIYDLEPLLEQLALLPNLTGLQLAGNPCSVCCAYARTTLTKLPRLRWLDNRQVLPTDRADENFEPHPDDLRSAYFVFTVIRIMSAPIPPKPDKGATGTFHVSLELPLFDSVRRNFLMFRRYESLTELLPSPEDDFYESIPSSVISSKEKSGIFEGEAMSEETDIFARLEAKSSRIIEHFTLFESNKVPWNKIMNFQEPTIRIFCPDLTALRDTFRSNITIKLIYSLNTPTKKPDKKSAMAIKQPPADQQVTIATIKCSLQTLDWSQVAQHFYWDDSLNTKEAMHWGDGDLSVIQYQLTPLKPTKGKEDAKEVAKQSIPENLTCHFGFGIETLR is encoded by the exons ATGCCACCAAAAGCTGCTGCCAAAGTTGCCGCCCCTGCAGCGCGACTCCAAATAAGTGACTCAAGCCTGGTTTATCTTGCTGAAGATGCGGTGGAAG GTTTCCAGGATCGGTTAGACCAATGTGTCGACTGGAACATCCGGGGTACAGCTATTCGTCATCACCTAGAGTTGTGCCGTAGAGAGGACATACCTACACTCAAATTCACCGACgctctaaataataaaataaagaacagcATACTCCATGGTTTTCTTGACGAACACTCGACGCTCACTCTACAAGAACATTGGGAGACCTTACTGCCTATGGCTATATGGGATAACGAAAACTGcggagtggaagaagcgaagacGTGCTTCCGAAGTGTCAATAACATTACTGACAACTTATTGCACTTGATCAAGGATGCAGTCAAAGCCAATAATAGACAAGTGTTGAAAAAACATTTGAAAACAGTACATGTATTAAGGGTTAATGATATTCAG ATGACAGATTTGGACAGAGGTGTAAAGAAGTACCCAAAACTGGTGACTCTAAATCTGTGCGGCAACTATATTTCAAATGTCGACGGAGAAATGCTAGCCAAGGGAATCAGACTTCTAGAGATGCAAGCGAATCGTATTGCGACATTGGAAAATGTCCGCGAACTACCTCAAGATTTACTTTATTTAGGACTAGCCAAGAACATGTTGACCACTG ATTTGTCTGACAACGACATCTATGATCTGGAGCCGCTATTAGAACAGCTGGCACTCTTACCAAACCTCACCGGTCTACAACTTGCAGGGAACCCCTGCTCG GTGTGTTGTGCGTATGCGCGAACAACACTCACAAAACTCCCCCGTCTAAGGTGGCTTGACAACCGCCAAGTCTTGCCAACGGACCGAGCTGATGAGAACTTTGAACCCCACCCAGACGACTTACGGTCTGCCTACTTCGTCTTCACCGTCATACGAATTATGTCTGCTCCTATACCACCTAAGCCTGATAAG GGAGCGACCGGAACTTTCCACGTCAGCCTAGAGCTGCCTTTATTCGACTCGGTGCGAAGGAATTTTCTGATGTTCCGACGATACGAGTCCCTCACGGAGTTACTGCCATCTCCAGAAGACGACTTCTATGAATCCATACCCAGCTCAGTGATCagcagcaaagagaaatctggCATTTTTG AAGGTGAAGCAATGAGCGAAGAGACTGACATATTTGCTCGATTGGAAGCGAAAAGTTCTCGAATAATAGAGCATTTTACATTATTCGAGAGCAATAAGGTGCCGTGGAATAAGATAATGAACTTCCAGGAACCGACTATCAGAATATTCTGCCCGGATCTGACCGCTCTCAGGGACACATTCCGATCAAACATCACAATCAAACTCATCTATTCCTTG AACACGCCGACGAAGAAACCAGATAAGAAGAGTGCTATGGCGATAAAGCAGCCTCCTGCTGACCAGCAAGTTACAATAGCTACCATCAAGTGTAGCCTCCAGACCCTGGACTGGAGTCAAGTGGCGCAGCACTTCTACTGGGATGACTCACTCAACACAAAAGAAGCTATGCATTGGGGTGACGGAGATCTTTCC GTGATACAATACCAACTGACACCTCTTAAACCCACTAAAGGTAAAGAAGATGCTAAAGAAGTTGCCAAGCAATCCATTCCCGAAAACCTCACCTGTCATTTTGGTTTTGGTATCGAAACTCTGCGCTAA